GCATATCCAGCAGCAGATTGAGGTTGACGCTGATGAAACGCGCCACATTCTCGGCCCGTTCGATATAGCGACACATCCAGTAGATTGAATTGGCGACTCGGCTGAGCATCGTGCCCCTCCTTTGTTTTTCTTCTCCAGCAGTTTACCGCTACAAAACCCACGTATCCTTGCTCCCGCCCCCCTGGGAGGAGTTGACCACCAGCGAACCCTTGCGCAGGGCCACACGCGTCAGGCCGCCGGGCTGGACATAAATCTCCTCCCCGAAAATCACATAGGGGCGAAGATCCACGTGGCGCCCCTCGATGCTGTCGCCCACGATGGTGGGCACCCGGGAGAGCGATATGGTGGGCTGGGCCATGTAATTGCGAGGTTCGGCTTTGATTTTTTCGGCAAACGCCGCCCGTTCCGCGTCGGTGGCATGGGGCCCCACCAGCATGCCGTATCCGCCGGATTCGTTGGCCGCCTTGACCACCAGCTGGTCCAGGTGCTCAAGCACGTATGCCTGATCGTCCTTGTCCCGGCAGATATAGGTGGGCACGTTGGGCAGGATGGCCGTTTCGCCGGTGTAGTACTCGATGATCCTGGGCACATAGGCGTAAATCACCTTGTCATCGGCAATTCCCGTTCCCGGTGCGTTGGCCAGGGCGATACGCCCGCTTTTGTAAACCTCGATCAAACCTTTTACGCCCAGCAGGGAATCGGGGCGGAACACTTCCGGGTCGATAAAGTCATCATCGATGCGCCGGTAGAGGACATCAACCCGCCTGAGGCCCTTGGTGGTGAGCATGTGGACGTATCCGTCGGCCACCACCAGGTCCTGGCCTTCGACCAGTTCCACCCCCATCTGCTGGGAAAGGAAGGAGTGTTCGAAATAGGCGCTGTTGTAAATACCGGGCGTCAGGACACCGATGGTCGGGGAGTCGATGTGGTCCGGCGCCAGATGTTCCAGCATCGCCAGCAGCTTGGAGGCGTAATCGTCCACCGGTCTCACCCGGGACGCTTCGAACACCTGGGGGAATGTGCGCTTGAGCACCTGGCGGTTTTCCAGCACATAGGAAACGCCCGACGGGCAGCGCAGGTTGTCCTCGAGGACATAGATCGTACCGTCACGGTCTCTGACGAGGTCGGTGCCGGTCACATGGCACCAGATCCGTCGGGGCGGGGTGAACCCCTCGCAGGCCTTCCGGTAGGTCCGGCTGCTGAAAATCAGATCCTCGGGGATAACCCTGTCCTTGAGGATCTTGCGGTCGTTGTATATGTCCTGAATAAACGC
This window of the uncultured Desulfosarcina sp. genome carries:
- a CDS encoding circularly permuted type 2 ATP-grasp protein, which encodes MKLFESYDPEDYYDELMDAQGTPRPGAQLLVDKIESLPPGELALRQKAAETLLFKMGITFNVYGREEGTEKIFPFDIIPRIVSADDWQQIESGLKQRIFALNAFIQDIYNDRKILKDRVIPEDLIFSSRTYRKACEGFTPPRRIWCHVTGTDLVRDRDGTIYVLEDNLRCPSGVSYVLENRQVLKRTFPQVFEASRVRPVDDYASKLLAMLEHLAPDHIDSPTIGVLTPGIYNSAYFEHSFLSQQMGVELVEGQDLVVADGYVHMLTTKGLRRVDVLYRRIDDDFIDPEVFRPDSLLGVKGLIEVYKSGRIALANAPGTGIADDKVIYAYVPRIIEYYTGETAILPNVPTYICRDKDDQAYVLEHLDQLVVKAANESGGYGMLVGPHATDAERAAFAEKIKAEPRNYMAQPTISLSRVPTIVGDSIEGRHVDLRPYVIFGEEIYVQPGGLTRVALRKGSLVVNSSQGGGSKDTWVL